One segment of Fusarium oxysporum f. sp. lycopersici 4287 chromosome 7, whole genome shotgun sequence DNA contains the following:
- a CDS encoding exosome complex component RRP4 has translation MPITILSPQPPTPRRPHAVAATNSDSDSDSEGGAGIAADDILTPGAEITSNAQWMRGHGTYVPSGSSSIKSSLAGTLTKTNKLLSVRPLRARYTPEIGDLVVGRIVEVQAKRWRVDVAASQLAILQISAINLPGGILRKRTETDELQIRSFFAEGDLVVAEVQQLHQDGAASLHTRSLKYGKLRNGVFVAVTGTGGGGGVVRSKRQVWTMDVANAGGKVDVLLGVNGYIWISKHIESDPAAEAAGINRMEENVSSKVYSSQNDPMEVSTMREIARIRSVILALVENGLKVDEDTVTRGYSEAVDMVRDSIDDDLYLGGKKGQHLAAVLTGR, from the exons ATGCCTATCACAATCCTCAGTCCTCAGCCTCCCACGCCTCGGAGGCCACATGCTGTTGCGGCTACAAACTCCGACTCTGATTCCGACTCAGAAGGCGGTGCTGGTATTGCGGCTGACGACATTCTCACTCCAGGCGCTGAGATAACTTCAAATGCCCAATGGATGCG TGGACATGGTACTTACGTGCCGTCTGGATCATCGTCTATCAAATCTTCTCTTGCTGGTACCCTCACAAAGACAAACAAGCTGCTCTCTGTGCGGCCTCTCCGAGCCCGTTACACTCCGGAGATTGGTGACTTAGTTGTTGGTCGGATCGTCGAAGTTCAGGCAAAGCGGTGGCGTGTCGATGTAGCCGCGTCTCAGCTTGCCATTCTCCAAATTTCAGCCATCAACTTACCCGGTGGTATTCTCCGCAAGCGTACCGAGACCGATGAGCTTCAAATCCGCAGTTTCTTCGCCGAAGGAGATCTTGTTGTCGCAGAAGTCCAGCAGCTGCACCAAGACGGCGCCGCGAGTCTCCACACCCGCAGTTTGAAGTATGGTAAGCTTCGCAACGGTGTCTTCGTCGCTGTCACTGGCACCGGTGGTGGGGGTGGTGTCGTTCGATCCAAGAGACAGGTCTGGACAATGGATGTGGCCAACGCCGGCGGCAAGGTCGATGTCCTTCTTGGTGTAAATGGATACATTTGGATCAGCAAGCACATAGAAAGCGACCCGGCCGCTGAGGCAGCGGGCATCAACCGTATGGAGGAGAATGTTAGCAGCAAGGTCTACTCGAGTCAGAATGATCCCATGGAAGTGTCGACCATGCGCGAGATTGCGCGAATCCGCAGCGTCATCCTGGCCCTTGTTGAGAACGGGCTCAAGGTGGATGAAGATACAGTGACCAGAGGATACAGTGAGGCAGTGGATATGGTCCGTGATTCCATTGATGACGACCTGTACCTGGGAGGCAAGAAGGGACAGCACCTAGCAGCCGTTTTGACTGGCCGTTAA
- a CDS encoding [acyl-carrier-protein] S-malonyltransferase translates to MDKLAMSTMRCCRTYTIANHVRSPVFPQSSSRPSLQALQQQQQQPKHQLSQQRWRSTHRGGTRTALFFPGQGVQRVGMLTPWLEAFPSTASQLRDEIDEYMGYKLSDIIQNGPSKLLTETPNAQPAIMATSIFILRILEREFNFRVTDHFDVTLGHSLGEFAAVVAGGYISFQDSLHLVRKRAEAMSDATKHAIEKYGGEYGMVAVISHPEHMDSLIQAIREFVGISAEDQADLPPIEQVLIANINSKNQIVLSGNIERIKTLIAHVRQFLGYDPRAVRLKADSPFHSPIMQPAVTVMRQLLEEPSRAEGREKEDVVTFPGKLPIVSNVSARPVCCKKELKDLLARGCLDTVRWWDSIKYLDQEARIRRWVGVGPGKVGRNLVGKEVGMRGKDLVKGGGVWAITDPSEVEEVLRGLEDTANLMEDDEYSE, encoded by the coding sequence ATGGACAAGCTCGCGATGTCCACGATGCGGTGCTGTCGCACTTACACAATAGCTAATCACGTTCGCTCTCCTGTTTTTCCGCAAAGCTCAAGTCGACCGTCATTGCAGGCTttgcagcagcaacaacaacaaccaaaGCATCAACTGTCACAACAAAGATGGCGTTCTACACATCGCGGCGGCACCAGAACAGCCCTGTTCTTCCCCGGCCAGGGCGTTCAGCGGGTTGGCATGCTGACTCCATGGCTCGAGGCTTTCCCTTCGACAGCATCGCAGTTACGAGACGAGATCGACGAATACATGGGTTACAAGCTCTCCGACATCATTCAGAACGGGCCATCAAAGCTTCTTACTGAGACACCCAATGCGCAACCGGCCATCATGGCTACgtccatcttcatcctgcGTATCCTCGAACGCGAATTCAACTTCAGAGTCACCGACCACTTTGATGTGACGCTGGGGCACTCACTGGGTGAGTTTGCCGCTGTCGTCGCGGGTGGCTATATCTCCTTCCAGGACAGTCTACACCTCGTTCGTAAACGGGCAGAGGCAATGTCGGACGCCACGAAACATGCAATTGAAAAGTATGGTGGCGAGTATGGCATGGTGGCAGTTATATCCCATCCGGAACATATGGACAGCCTGATTCAGGCCATTCGGGAGTTTGTCGGCATCTCAGCTGAAGACCAGGCCGACCTGCCACCGATTGAACAAGTTTTGATAGCCAACATAAACAGCAAGAATCAGATTGTACTGAGCGGAAATATCGAGCGTATAAAGACGCTTATCGCCCACGTCCGTCAATTCCTTGGCTACGACCCGCGCGCCGTCCGTCTCAAAGCCGACAGTCCCTTTCACAGTCCCATCATGCAACCAGCCGTCACCGTAATGCGCCAGCTCCTAGAAGAACCCAGCAGGGCAGAGGGTCGCGAAAAGGAGGACGTTGTGACATTCCCGGGCAAATTGCCCATCGTGAGCAACGTGTCTGCGCGGCCAGTCTGCTGTaagaaggagctcaaggatTTGCTGGCCCGTGGCTGTCTGGATACAGTTCGTTGGTGGGATAGCATCAAATACCTAGATCAAGAGGCGCGCATACGACGATGGGTGGGCGTCGGACCTGGAAAGGTCGGCCGCAATCTTGTCGGAAAAGAGGTTGGCATGCGCGGCAAGGACCTTGTGAAGGGAGGGGGCGTATGGGCTATTACGGATCCatctgaggttgaggaggttcTGAGAGGGCTTGAAGATACGGCGAATCTcatggaagatgatgagtaTTCAGAGTAA
- a CDS encoding hypothetical protein (At least one base has a quality score < 10), producing MAADSSLVDLHDASMSDDKDDLDSLPSISTDDIYSDTSDTDAQAEWERSLEQLQLILTMMIVPWMGKYFGRKFAYWSWSRYMEWAHNVDIRLTNKATFKAAGVVETAATL from the exons ATGGCCGCCGATTCCTCCCTTGTTGACCTCCATGATGCGTCCATGTCAGATGACAAGGACGATCTGGACTCTCTCCCATCCATATCTACCGATGACATTTACTCCGATACCTCCGACACTGATGCTCAAGCGGAGTGGGAGCGCAGCCTCGAGCAGCTACAATTGATACTGACAATGATGATTGTCCCCTGGATGGGTAAATACTTTGGTCGCAAATTTGCCTACTGGA GTTGGTCACGATACATGGAGTGGGCGCATAACGTCGACATTCGATTGACAAATAAGGCGACCTTCAAGGCGGCGGGTGTTGTGGAAACAGCGGCAACGTTATAG
- a CDS encoding translation initiation factor 2 subunit 2, translated as MVNATEEPKDSAQSHTPPAEDLPPAEDGGLDLSLLKKKKKKSKKVDDADADADAAPADDAAPAEDGGLDLTLKKKKKKKAPKGDDDFTKQLEKLELKEGEEVEEIPQEQEGDMNEGTGIWAHDETKTIGYSMLLSRFFHQLTERNPDHTSPGTKSYKIPPPQCMREGNRKTVFANIADISKRMKRTEEHLTAYLFAELGTSGSVDGSRRLVIKGRFQQKQIENVVRKYIIEYVTCKTCKSPDTELNKGENRLYFITCNNCGSRRSVTAIKTGFSAQVGKRRKMQG; from the exons ATGGTCAACGCTACCGAAGAACCCAAGGATTCGGCTCAGTCCCATACGCCTC CCGCTGAGGACCTCCCCCCAGCTGAGGATGGTGGTCTCGACCTTTccctgctcaagaagaagaagaagaagtcaaagaagGTCGACGACGCCGATGCCGACGCTGATGCCGCCCCCGCTGACGATGCTGCACCCGCCGAGGATGGAGGCCTTGACCTgactctgaagaagaagaagaagaagaaggctcccaagggcgatgatgatttcaccaagcagctcgagaaacttgagctcaaggagggCGAGGAAGTCGAGGAGATTCCTcaggagcaggagggtgaTATGAACGAGGGAACCGGCATTTGGGCTCACGATGAGACCAAGACCATTGGCTACAGCATGCTTCTTTCTCGCTTCTTCCACCAACTCACCGAGAGAAACCCCGACCACACTTCCCCAGGAACCAAGAGCTACAAGATCCCCCCTCCCCAGTGCATGCGAGAAGGCAACCGAAAAACCGTCTTTGCCAACATCGCCGATATTTCTAAGCGTATGAAGAGAACCGAGGAGCATCTTACCGCCTATCTTTTTGCCGAGTTGGGTACCAGCGGTTCCGTTGACGGAAGCCGAAGGTTGGTCATCAAGGGTCGtttccagcagaagcagatCGAGAACGTTGTCCGAAAATACATCA TCGAGTATGTTACCTGCAAGACCTGCAAATCCCCTGACACCGAACTCAACAAGGGTGAGAACCGCCTTTACTTCATCACCTGCAACAACTGCGGTTCCCGACGAAGTGTTACCGCTATCAAGACTGGTTTCTCCGCCCAGGTCGGCAAGCGAAGAAAGATGCAGGGCTAA
- a CDS encoding translation initiation factor 2 subunit 2 has protein sequence MEGEVPTERKSRKSVAFTDEQVVVDADGSVTMVNATEEPKDSAQSHTPPAEDLPPAEDGGLDLSLLKKKKKKSKKVDDADADADAAPADDAAPAEDGGLDLTLKKKKKKKAPKGDDDFTKQLEKLELKEGEEVEEIPQEQEGDMNEGTGIWAHDETKTIGYSMLLSRFFHQLTERNPDHTSPGTKSYKIPPPQCMREGNRKTVFANIADISKRMKRTEEHLTAYLFAELGTSGSVDGSRRLVIKGRFQQKQIENVVRKYIIEYVTCKTCKSPDTELNKGENRLYFITCNNCGSRRSVTAIKTGFSAQVGKRRKMQG, from the exons ATGGAGGGCGAG GTACCAACCGAACGCAAATCACGCAAATCCGTTGCCTTCACCGACGAACAAGTTGTTGTCGACGCTGACGGTTCAGTGACCATGGTCAACGCTACCGAAGAACCCAAGGATTCGGCTCAGTCCCATACGCCTC CCGCTGAGGACCTCCCCCCAGCTGAGGATGGTGGTCTCGACCTTTccctgctcaagaagaagaagaagaagtcaaagaagGTCGACGACGCCGATGCCGACGCTGATGCCGCCCCCGCTGACGATGCTGCACCCGCCGAGGATGGAGGCCTTGACCTgactctgaagaagaagaagaagaagaaggctcccaagggcgatgatgatttcaccaagcagctcgagaaacttgagctcaaggagggCGAGGAAGTCGAGGAGATTCCTcaggagcaggagggtgaTATGAACGAGGGAACCGGCATTTGGGCTCACGATGAGACCAAGACCATTGGCTACAGCATGCTTCTTTCTCGCTTCTTCCACCAACTCACCGAGAGAAACCCCGACCACACTTCCCCAGGAACCAAGAGCTACAAGATCCCCCCTCCCCAGTGCATGCGAGAAGGCAACCGAAAAACCGTCTTTGCCAACATCGCCGATATTTCTAAGCGTATGAAGAGAACCGAGGAGCATCTTACCGCCTATCTTTTTGCCGAGTTGGGTACCAGCGGTTCCGTTGACGGAAGCCGAAGGTTGGTCATCAAGGGTCGtttccagcagaagcagatCGAGAACGTTGTCCGAAAATACATCA TCGAGTATGTTACCTGCAAGACCTGCAAATCCCCTGACACCGAACTCAACAAGGGTGAGAACCGCCTTTACTTCATCACCTGCAACAACTGCGGTTCCCGACGAAGTGTTACCGCTATCAAGACTGGTTTCTCCGCCCAGGTCGGCAAGCGAAGAAAGATGCAGGGCTAA
- a CDS encoding translation initiation factor 2 subunit 2 — protein MVNATEEPKDSAQSHTPRTPPLSAALESFTDSQTTAAEDLPPAEDGGLDLSLLKKKKKKSKKVDDADADADAAPADDAAPAEDGGLDLTLKKKKKKKAPKGDDDFTKQLEKLELKEGEEVEEIPQEQEGDMNEGTGIWAHDETKTIGYSMLLSRFFHQLTERNPDHTSPGTKSYKIPPPQCMREGNRKTVFANIADISKRMKRTEEHLTAYLFAELGTSGSVDGSRRLVIKGRFQQKQIENVVRKYIIEYVTCKTCKSPDTELNKGENRLYFITCNNCGSRRSVTAIKTGFSAQVGKRRKMQG, from the exons ATGGTCAACGCTACCGAAGAACCCAAGGATTCGGCTCAGTCCCATACGCCTCGTACGCCGCCGCTTTCTGCCGCCCTTGAGTCCTTTACTGATTCGCAAACGACAGCCGCTGAGGACCTCCCCCCAGCTGAGGATGGTGGTCTCGACCTTTccctgctcaagaagaagaagaagaagtcaaagaagGTCGACGACGCCGATGCCGACGCTGATGCCGCCCCCGCTGACGATGCTGCACCCGCCGAGGATGGAGGCCTTGACCTgactctgaagaagaagaagaagaagaaggctcccaagggcgatgatgatttcaccaagcagctcgagaaacttgagctcaaggagggCGAGGAAGTCGAGGAGATTCCTcaggagcaggagggtgaTATGAACGAGGGAACCGGCATTTGGGCTCACGATGAGACCAAGACCATTGGCTACAGCATGCTTCTTTCTCGCTTCTTCCACCAACTCACCGAGAGAAACCCCGACCACACTTCCCCAGGAACCAAGAGCTACAAGATCCCCCCTCCCCAGTGCATGCGAGAAGGCAACCGAAAAACCGTCTTTGCCAACATCGCCGATATTTCTAAGCGTATGAAGAGAACCGAGGAGCATCTTACCGCCTATCTTTTTGCCGAGTTGGGTACCAGCGGTTCCGTTGACGGAAGCCGAAGGTTGGTCATCAAGGGTCGtttccagcagaagcagatCGAGAACGTTGTCCGAAAATACATCA TCGAGTATGTTACCTGCAAGACCTGCAAATCCCCTGACACCGAACTCAACAAGGGTGAGAACCGCCTTTACTTCATCACCTGCAACAACTGCGGTTCCCGACGAAGTGTTACCGCTATCAAGACTGGTTTCTCCGCCCAGGTCGGCAAGCGAAGAAAGATGCAGGGCTAA
- a CDS encoding beta-1,4-N-acetylglucosaminyltransferase — protein sequence MEGPRLDRVCLVTVGATTGFGKLVESVLQPSFWQYMNSQRFTQLRVQCGPDLAWASKQLAGRKVNIPSGLCIDLFASKKNLMKEEMSLCKDADGKRQLGLVISHAGTGTILDAWKMGLPLIVVPNIQLLNDHQTEMAKYLSKEGYAIMSSGSAEDLEEAIHKVGLLWEENKTRWPPHIIPSQQPKRLRLWDLAPEEVAKEQNATMVHD from the exons ATGGAGGGGCCTCGTCTCGATCGCGTGTGCCTCGTCACGGTTGGTGCGACCACGGGTTTTGGAAAACTTGTTGAATCGGTACTTCAGCCAAGTTTCTGGCAATACATGAATTCACAGAGGTTCACCCAGCTGCGCGTGCAGTGCGGCCCCGACCTTGCCTGGGCGAGCAAACAACTTGCCGGTCGCAAAGTTAATATTCCATCGGGTCTATGTATCGACCTATTTGCCTCCAAAAAAAATCTCATGAAGGAGGAAATGTCTTTATGCAAGGACGCTGATGGCAAGAGACAACTTGGCCTTGTGATATCCCACGCTG GTACTGGAACAATTCTTGATGCCTGGAAGATGGGATTGCCTCTTATCGTGGTACCAAATATACAGCTTTTGAACGATCACCAGACTGAGATGGCCAAATATCTCTCCAAGGAGGGATATGCAATCATGAGCTCTGGAAG TGCCGAGGACCTTGAAGAAGCTATCCATAAGGTGGGACTTCTCTGGGAGGAGAACAAGACTCGTTGGCCTCCTCACATTATCCCCTCCCAACAGCCCAAGAGGCTTCGCTTGTGGGATCTCGCCCCCGAAGAGGTCGCCAAAGAACAGAACGCCACGATGGTGCATGATTAG
- a CDS encoding beta-1,4-N-acetylglucosaminyltransferase gives MEGPRLDRVCLVTVGATTGFGKLVESVLQPSFWQYMNSQRFTQLRVQCGPDLAWASKQLAGRKVNIPSGLCIDLFASKKNLMKEEMSLCKDADGKRQLGLVISHAGTGTILDAWKMGLPLIVVPNIQLLNDHQTEMAKYLSKEGYAIMSSGRYVNLYLQPSLLLILDSAEDLEEAIHKVGLLWEENKTRWPPHIIPSQQPKRLRLWDLAPEEVAKEQNATMVHD, from the exons ATGGAGGGGCCTCGTCTCGATCGCGTGTGCCTCGTCACGGTTGGTGCGACCACGGGTTTTGGAAAACTTGTTGAATCGGTACTTCAGCCAAGTTTCTGGCAATACATGAATTCACAGAGGTTCACCCAGCTGCGCGTGCAGTGCGGCCCCGACCTTGCCTGGGCGAGCAAACAACTTGCCGGTCGCAAAGTTAATATTCCATCGGGTCTATGTATCGACCTATTTGCCTCCAAAAAAAATCTCATGAAGGAGGAAATGTCTTTATGCAAGGACGCTGATGGCAAGAGACAACTTGGCCTTGTGATATCCCACGCTG GTACTGGAACAATTCTTGATGCCTGGAAGATGGGATTGCCTCTTATCGTGGTACCAAATATACAGCTTTTGAACGATCACCAGACTGAGATGGCCAAATATCTCTCCAAGGAGGGATATGCAATCATGAGCTCTGGAAGGTATGTAAACTTATACCTTCAACCGAGCCTCCTTCTCATATTGGACAGTGCCGAGGACCTTGAAGAAGCTATCCATAAGGTGGGACTTCTCTGGGAGGAGAACAAGACTCGTTGGCCTCCTCACATTATCCCCTCCCAACAGCCCAAGAGGCTTCGCTTGTGGGATCTCGCCCCCGAAGAGGTCGCCAAAGAACAGAACGCCACGATGGTGCATGATTAG
- a CDS encoding translation initiation factor 2 subunit 2 — MEGEVPTERKSRKSVAFTDEQVVVDADGSVTMVNATEEPKDSAQSHTPRTPPLSAALESFTDSQTTAAEDLPPAEDGGLDLSLLKKKKKKSKKVDDADADADAAPADDAAPAEDGGLDLTLKKKKKKKAPKGDDDFTKQLEKLELKEGEEVEEIPQEQEGDMNEGTGIWAHDETKTIGYSMLLSRFFHQLTERNPDHTSPGTKSYKIPPPQCMREGNRKTVFANIADISKRMKRTEEHLTAYLFAELGTSGSVDGSRRLVIKGRFQQKQIENVVRKYIIEYVTCKTCKSPDTELNKGENRLYFITCNNCGSRRSVTAIKTGFSAQVGKRRKMQG, encoded by the exons ATGGAGGGCGAG GTACCAACCGAACGCAAATCACGCAAATCCGTTGCCTTCACCGACGAACAAGTTGTTGTCGACGCTGACGGTTCAGTGACCATGGTCAACGCTACCGAAGAACCCAAGGATTCGGCTCAGTCCCATACGCCTCGTACGCCGCCGCTTTCTGCCGCCCTTGAGTCCTTTACTGATTCGCAAACGACAGCCGCTGAGGACCTCCCCCCAGCTGAGGATGGTGGTCTCGACCTTTccctgctcaagaagaagaagaagaagtcaaagaagGTCGACGACGCCGATGCCGACGCTGATGCCGCCCCCGCTGACGATGCTGCACCCGCCGAGGATGGAGGCCTTGACCTgactctgaagaagaagaagaagaagaaggctcccaagggcgatgatgatttcaccaagcagctcgagaaacttgagctcaaggagggCGAGGAAGTCGAGGAGATTCCTcaggagcaggagggtgaTATGAACGAGGGAACCGGCATTTGGGCTCACGATGAGACCAAGACCATTGGCTACAGCATGCTTCTTTCTCGCTTCTTCCACCAACTCACCGAGAGAAACCCCGACCACACTTCCCCAGGAACCAAGAGCTACAAGATCCCCCCTCCCCAGTGCATGCGAGAAGGCAACCGAAAAACCGTCTTTGCCAACATCGCCGATATTTCTAAGCGTATGAAGAGAACCGAGGAGCATCTTACCGCCTATCTTTTTGCCGAGTTGGGTACCAGCGGTTCCGTTGACGGAAGCCGAAGGTTGGTCATCAAGGGTCGtttccagcagaagcagatCGAGAACGTTGTCCGAAAATACATCA TCGAGTATGTTACCTGCAAGACCTGCAAATCCCCTGACACCGAACTCAACAAGGGTGAGAACCGCCTTTACTTCATCACCTGCAACAACTGCGGTTCCCGACGAAGTGTTACCGCTATCAAGACTGGTTTCTCCGCCCAGGTCGGCAAGCGAAGAAAGATGCAGGGCTAA
- a CDS encoding translation initiation factor 2 subunit 2: MSLQQIAHTFSYQPLLKRLLVHDTKIQPTHYNTGLALSFKCLCHAFMVPTERKSRKSVAFTDEQVVVDADGSVTMVNATEEPKDSAQSHTPPAEDLPPAEDGGLDLSLLKKKKKKSKKVDDADADADAAPADDAAPAEDGGLDLTLKKKKKKKAPKGDDDFTKQLEKLELKEGEEVEEIPQEQEGDMNEGTGIWAHDETKTIGYSMLLSRFFHQLTERNPDHTSPGTKSYKIPPPQCMREGNRKTVFANIADISKRMKRTEEHLTAYLFAELGTSGSVDGSRRLVIKGRFQQKQIENVVRKYIIEYVTCKTCKSPDTELNKGENRLYFITCNNCGSRRSVTAIKTGFSAQVGKRRKMQG; this comes from the exons ATGAGCCTGCAACAAATTGCACATACATTTTCCTACCAACCCTTATTGAAAAGGCTGCTGGTACATGACACGAAAATACAACCTACCCACTACAATACAGGCCTGGCTTTGAGCTTCAAATGCTTGTGCCATGCTTTCATG GTACCAACCGAACGCAAATCACGCAAATCCGTTGCCTTCACCGACGAACAAGTTGTTGTCGACGCTGACGGTTCAGTGACCATGGTCAACGCTACCGAAGAACCCAAGGATTCGGCTCAGTCCCATACGCCTC CCGCTGAGGACCTCCCCCCAGCTGAGGATGGTGGTCTCGACCTTTccctgctcaagaagaagaagaagaagtcaaagaagGTCGACGACGCCGATGCCGACGCTGATGCCGCCCCCGCTGACGATGCTGCACCCGCCGAGGATGGAGGCCTTGACCTgactctgaagaagaagaagaagaagaaggctcccaagggcgatgatgatttcaccaagcagctcgagaaacttgagctcaaggagggCGAGGAAGTCGAGGAGATTCCTcaggagcaggagggtgaTATGAACGAGGGAACCGGCATTTGGGCTCACGATGAGACCAAGACCATTGGCTACAGCATGCTTCTTTCTCGCTTCTTCCACCAACTCACCGAGAGAAACCCCGACCACACTTCCCCAGGAACCAAGAGCTACAAGATCCCCCCTCCCCAGTGCATGCGAGAAGGCAACCGAAAAACCGTCTTTGCCAACATCGCCGATATTTCTAAGCGTATGAAGAGAACCGAGGAGCATCTTACCGCCTATCTTTTTGCCGAGTTGGGTACCAGCGGTTCCGTTGACGGAAGCCGAAGGTTGGTCATCAAGGGTCGtttccagcagaagcagatCGAGAACGTTGTCCGAAAATACATCA TCGAGTATGTTACCTGCAAGACCTGCAAATCCCCTGACACCGAACTCAACAAGGGTGAGAACCGCCTTTACTTCATCACCTGCAACAACTGCGGTTCCCGACGAAGTGTTACCGCTATCAAGACTGGTTTCTCCGCCCAGGTCGGCAAGCGAAGAAAGATGCAGGGCTAA